A window of the Pseudomonas furukawaii genome harbors these coding sequences:
- the icd gene encoding NADP-dependent isocitrate dehydrogenase codes for MGYQKIQVPAVGDKITVNADMSLNVPNNPIIPFIEGDGIGVDISPVMIKVVDAAVAKAYGGDRKISWMEVYAGEKATQVYDQDTWLPKETLEAVRDYVVSIKGPLTTPVGGGIRSLNVALRQELDLYVCLRPVRWFEGVPSPVKKPGDVDMVIFRENSEDIYAGVEWKAGSPEAEKVIKFLTEEMGVKKIRFTENCGIGIKPVSQEGTKRLVRKALQYAVDNDRGSVTLVHKGNIMKFTEGAFKEWGYEVARDEFGAELLDGGPWMRFKNPRTGKDIVVKDVIADAMLQQILLRPAEYDVIATLNLNGDYLSDALAAEVGGIGIAPGANLSDTVAMFEATHGTAPKYAGQDKVNPGSVILSAEMMLRHMGWGEAADLIIKGTNGAIAAKTVTYDFERLMEGARLLSCSEFGDAIIAHM; via the coding sequence ATGGGATACCAAAAGATCCAGGTCCCGGCGGTCGGTGACAAAATCACCGTCAATGCGGACATGTCCCTGAATGTACCGAACAACCCCATCATTCCCTTTATCGAGGGCGATGGTATTGGCGTCGATATCAGCCCGGTCATGATCAAAGTCGTGGATGCCGCCGTTGCCAAGGCCTATGGCGGCGATCGCAAGATTTCCTGGATGGAGGTCTACGCGGGCGAGAAAGCCACCCAGGTCTATGACCAGGATACCTGGCTGCCGAAGGAAACCCTGGAGGCGGTACGTGATTACGTCGTCTCCATCAAAGGCCCCCTGACCACTCCGGTCGGTGGTGGCATCCGCTCTCTCAACGTCGCCCTGCGCCAGGAACTGGACCTGTACGTCTGCCTGCGCCCGGTGCGCTGGTTCGAGGGTGTCCCGAGTCCGGTGAAGAAGCCCGGCGACGTGGACATGGTGATCTTTCGCGAGAACTCCGAGGACATCTACGCGGGCGTCGAATGGAAGGCCGGCAGCCCGGAAGCTGAAAAGGTCATCAAGTTCCTCACCGAGGAAATGGGTGTCAAGAAGATTCGCTTCACTGAAAATTGCGGCATCGGCATCAAGCCGGTTTCCCAGGAAGGCACCAAGCGCCTGGTGCGAAAGGCTCTGCAATATGCCGTGGACAATGATCGCGGCTCCGTGACCCTGGTGCACAAGGGCAACATCATGAAGTTCACCGAAGGTGCCTTCAAGGAATGGGGCTACGAGGTGGCGCGTGACGAGTTCGGTGCCGAACTGCTGGACGGTGGTCCCTGGATGCGGTTCAAGAACCCCCGCACCGGCAAGGACATCGTGGTGAAGGATGTGATCGCCGACGCCATGCTGCAGCAAATCCTGCTGCGACCGGCCGAGTACGATGTGATCGCAACCCTGAACCTCAACGGTGACTACCTGTCCGACGCGCTGGCGGCCGAGGTGGGCGGTATCGGTATCGCGCCCGGTGCCAACCTCTCCGATACGGTTGCCATGTTCGAAGCCACCCATGGTACGGCGCCCAAGTATGCGGGGCAGGACAAGGTGAACCCGGGGTCGGTCATCCTCTCCGCCGAGATGATGCTGCGCCACATGGGTTGGGGCGAAGCGGCCGACCTGATCATCAAGGGCACCAATGGGGCCATCGCCGCGAAGACCGTGACCTACGACTTCGAACGCCTGATGGAAGGTGCGAGGCTGTTGTCCTGCTCGGAGTTCGGCGACGCGATCATCGCCCACATGTAA
- the cspD gene encoding cold shock domain-containing protein CspD produces the protein MLSGKVKWFNNAKGYGFILAEGRDEDLFAHYSAIQMDGYKTLKAGQPVSFDIIQGPKGLHAVNIRPVTATSEAPAPISQHQGSTVEV, from the coding sequence ATGCTTAGCGGTAAGGTCAAGTGGTTCAACAACGCCAAAGGCTATGGATTCATCCTTGCCGAAGGCCGAGATGAGGACCTGTTCGCCCACTACTCCGCCATCCAGATGGATGGTTACAAGACGCTAAAGGCTGGACAGCCGGTAAGCTTCGATATCATCCAGGGCCCGAAAGGGCTGCATGCCGTGAATATCCGTCCGGTCACGGCGACCAGCGAAGCACCCGCCCCCATCAGCCAACATCAGGGCAGCACGGTTGAAGTTTGA
- the clpS gene encoding ATP-dependent Clp protease adapter ClpS, which produces MHASSQIRLTFNQDGPQHHEDDSTGLAVQEAKPALQAPPMYKVVMFNDDYTPMDFVVEVLETFFGMNRELATKIMLTVHTEGRAVCGVFTRDIAETKSMQVNQYARESQHPLLCEIEKDG; this is translated from the coding sequence ATGCATGCAAGCAGCCAGATTCGACTAACATTCAATCAGGACGGTCCGCAGCATCATGAGGACGACTCCACTGGCCTGGCTGTTCAGGAGGCCAAGCCGGCCTTGCAGGCGCCACCCATGTATAAGGTGGTGATGTTTAACGATGACTACACCCCTATGGATTTTGTGGTCGAGGTGCTCGAAACGTTCTTCGGCATGAACCGGGAACTGGCCACCAAGATCATGCTGACCGTGCATACGGAGGGCCGTGCGGTATGTGGCGTGTTTACGCGTGACATCGCCGAAACCAAGTCCATGCAGGTCAATCAATATGCGAGAGAGAGCCAGCATCCGCTGCTCTGTGAGATCGAGAAGGACGGTTAA
- the clpA gene encoding ATP-dependent Clp protease ATP-binding subunit ClpA: MLNRELEVTLNLAFKEARAKRHEFMTVEHLLLALLDNEAAATVLRACGANMDKLRHDLQEFIDSTTPLIPQHDEDRETQPTLGFQRVLQRAVFHVQSSGKREVTGANVLVAIFSEQESQAVFLLKQQSVARIDVVNYIAHGISKVPGHGEQPDHEQEMQDEEGGEAAASGHPLDAYASNLNELARLGRIDPLVGREGEVERVAQILARRRKNNPLLVGEAGVGKTAIAEGLAKRIVDNQVPDLLADSVVYSLDLGALLAGTKYRGDFEKRFKALLNELRKRPHAILFIDEIHTIIGAGAASGGVMDASNLLKPLLSSGEIRCIGSTTFQEFRGIFEKDRALARRFQKVDVTEPSVEDTVGILKGLKARFEQHHHIEYSDEALRAAAELAARYINDRHMPDKAIDVIDEAGAYQRLQPEEKRAKRIEVAQVEDIVAKIARIPPKHVSSSDKELLRNLERDLKLTVFGQDAAIDSLSTAIKLSRAGLKAPDKPVGSFLFAGPTGVGKTEVARQLAKALGIELVRFDMSEYMERHTVSRLIGAPPGYVGFDQGGLLTEAITKMPHCVLLLDEIEKAHPEVFNLLLQVMDHGTLTDNNGRKADFRNVILIMTTNAGAETAARASIGFTQQDHSSDAMEVIRKSFTPEFRNRLDTIIQFGRLSHEVIKNVVDKFLTELQAQLEDKRVQLVVGDEARGWLAERGYDMQMGARPMARLIQDKIKRPLAEEILFGELAEHGGVVHVDVRDGELVFDFETTAEMA, encoded by the coding sequence ATGTTGAACCGCGAGCTCGAAGTCACCCTCAATCTTGCCTTCAAGGAGGCCCGTGCCAAGCGCCACGAATTCATGACGGTCGAGCATCTGCTGCTCGCCCTTCTGGACAACGAAGCCGCGGCTACCGTCCTGCGCGCCTGCGGCGCCAACATGGACAAGCTGCGGCATGATCTGCAGGAGTTCATCGACTCCACCACGCCGCTGATTCCTCAGCATGACGAAGATCGCGAGACCCAGCCCACGCTCGGTTTTCAGCGCGTGTTGCAGCGTGCGGTTTTCCATGTGCAGAGTTCCGGCAAGCGCGAGGTCACCGGCGCCAATGTGCTGGTGGCCATCTTCAGCGAGCAGGAAAGTCAGGCGGTGTTCCTGCTCAAGCAGCAGAGCGTCGCCCGCATCGATGTCGTCAACTACATCGCCCATGGCATTTCCAAGGTGCCGGGTCATGGCGAGCAGCCTGACCACGAGCAGGAGATGCAGGACGAGGAGGGGGGCGAGGCGGCTGCCTCGGGCCATCCGCTGGATGCCTACGCCAGCAACCTCAATGAACTGGCGCGCCTGGGTCGTATCGATCCGCTGGTAGGACGTGAGGGTGAGGTGGAGCGCGTTGCCCAGATCCTGGCCCGTCGACGCAAGAACAACCCCTTGCTGGTCGGTGAGGCCGGCGTCGGCAAGACCGCCATCGCCGAGGGTCTGGCAAAGCGTATCGTCGATAATCAGGTGCCGGACTTGCTGGCTGACAGCGTCGTGTACTCCCTGGATCTGGGTGCGTTACTGGCGGGCACCAAGTACCGGGGCGACTTCGAGAAGCGCTTCAAGGCGCTGCTCAATGAATTGCGCAAGCGTCCCCATGCCATCCTCTTCATCGATGAGATCCACACCATCATCGGTGCAGGTGCTGCATCCGGCGGCGTGATGGATGCCTCGAACCTGCTCAAGCCGCTGTTGTCGTCTGGCGAGATCCGCTGCATCGGCTCCACGACCTTCCAGGAGTTCCGTGGCATCTTCGAGAAGGATCGGGCACTGGCTCGTCGATTCCAGAAGGTGGATGTCACGGAGCCTTCCGTGGAGGATACCGTGGGCATCCTCAAGGGCCTCAAGGCGCGCTTCGAGCAGCACCATCACATCGAATACAGTGATGAGGCCCTTCGGGCGGCAGCCGAGTTGGCGGCGCGCTACATCAATGACCGGCACATGCCTGACAAGGCGATCGACGTGATCGATGAGGCTGGTGCCTATCAGCGCCTGCAGCCCGAGGAGAAGCGCGCCAAGCGCATCGAGGTGGCCCAGGTCGAGGATATCGTTGCCAAGATCGCCCGCATTCCTCCCAAGCATGTCTCCAGCTCCGACAAGGAGTTGCTGCGCAATCTGGAGCGCGATCTCAAGTTGACCGTGTTCGGCCAGGATGCAGCCATCGATTCACTGTCCACTGCCATCAAGCTGTCCCGTGCCGGTCTGAAGGCGCCGGACAAGCCTGTGGGCTCCTTCCTCTTTGCCGGCCCTACGGGCGTAGGCAAGACCGAGGTGGCGCGCCAGTTGGCCAAGGCGCTGGGTATCGAGTTGGTACGTTTCGACATGTCCGAGTACATGGAGCGTCACACCGTGTCGCGCCTGATCGGTGCACCGCCCGGCTACGTTGGATTCGACCAGGGTGGTCTGCTCACCGAGGCGATCACCAAGATGCCGCACTGTGTGCTCCTGCTGGACGAGATCGAGAAAGCGCATCCGGAGGTATTCAACCTGCTTTTGCAGGTAATGGACCACGGGACCTTGACCGACAACAACGGCCGCAAGGCGGACTTCCGCAATGTCATCCTCATCATGACCACCAACGCGGGTGCCGAGACGGCTGCGCGGGCTTCCATCGGCTTCACCCAGCAGGACCACTCTTCGGATGCCATGGAGGTGATTCGCAAGAGCTTCACGCCGGAATTCCGTAACCGGCTGGATACCATCATCCAGTTCGGTCGGCTGTCCCACGAGGTCATCAAGAATGTCGTGGACAAGTTCCTCACCGAGTTGCAGGCGCAGCTGGAAGACAAGCGTGTGCAGTTGGTGGTTGGTGACGAGGCGCGTGGCTGGTTGGCGGAGCGTGGTTACGACATGCAGATGGGGGCTCGCCCGATGGCACGCCTGATCCAGGACAAGATCAAGCGTCCCCTGGCGGAAGAGATTCTCTTCGGCGAATTGGCCGAGCATGGGGGGGTGGTGCACGTGGATGTCAGGGATGGAGAACTGGTGTTCGACTTCGAGACCACTGCGGAAATGGCTTGA
- the infA gene encoding translation initiation factor IF-1, with product MSKEDSFEMEGTVVDTLPNTMFRVELENGHVVTAHISGKMRKNYIRILTGDKVRVELTPYDLSKGRITYRAR from the coding sequence ATGTCGAAAGAAGACAGCTTCGAAATGGAAGGCACTGTCGTCGACACCCTGCCCAACACCATGTTCCGTGTGGAGTTGGAAAATGGGCACGTCGTCACCGCGCACATTTCCGGCAAGATGCGCAAGAACTACATCCGCATCCTCACCGGCGACAAGGTACGCGTTGAGCTGACCCCCTACGATCTGAGCAAGGGCCGCATCACCTACCGCGCCCGCTGA
- a CDS encoding arginyltransferase yields the protein MTELARLKFYATQPHPCSYLPEEQATTLFLDPSQPMDVDVYAELSEMGFRRSGDHLYRPHCQRCNACVPARIPADQFIPNRQQKRILKRNADLTVFPVRPAFTEEYYALYVRYIEQRHSDGDMYPPSRDQFSTFLVRDLPFSRFYEFRLHGALKAVAVTDLLPNGLSAVYTFYDPDEERRSLGRYAILWQIGETARLGLGAVYLGYWIKNCRKMNYKTQYRPIELFVNQRWVTLS from the coding sequence ATGACCGAGCTGGCTCGTCTCAAGTTTTATGCCACTCAGCCGCATCCATGCAGCTACCTGCCCGAGGAGCAGGCCACCACCCTGTTCCTCGACCCCAGCCAGCCCATGGACGTGGATGTCTATGCCGAACTGTCGGAGATGGGCTTTCGGCGCAGCGGAGACCATCTCTATCGACCCCATTGCCAACGTTGCAACGCCTGCGTTCCAGCACGAATCCCTGCCGACCAGTTCATCCCGAACCGCCAGCAGAAACGCATCCTGAAGCGCAACGCAGACTTGACGGTATTCCCTGTTCGCCCCGCATTCACCGAAGAGTACTACGCACTCTATGTACGCTACATCGAGCAACGGCACTCAGACGGCGATATGTACCCACCCAGCCGAGACCAGTTCTCGACCTTCCTGGTGCGCGACCTGCCGTTCTCCCGCTTCTACGAGTTCCGCCTCCATGGCGCACTCAAGGCAGTGGCCGTGACCGACCTCCTCCCCAACGGCCTGTCGGCCGTCTACACCTTCTACGACCCGGACGAGGAGCGGCGCAGCCTGGGTCGCTATGCGATTCTCTGGCAGATAGGCGAAACGGCGCGCCTCGGCCTCGGCGCCGTCTACCTCGGTTACTGGATCAAGAACTGCAGAAAGATGAACTACAAGACCCAGTACCGCCCGATCGAGCTGTTCGTCAACCAGCGCTGGGTGACGCTCAGTTGA
- the aat gene encoding leucyl/phenylalanyl-tRNA--protein transferase, with protein MLSWLQRDSLDFPPLGRALREPNGLLAAGGDLSPERLIRAYRHGCFPWYQDGQPILWWSPDPRTVLPPQEIHISRSLAKLLRQARFRVTFDQAFADVIQGCAGPRNYTDGTWITSPMQAAYIELHERGVAHSVEVWKDDELVGGLYGLAIGRIFFGESMFSRADNASKVGFATLVRHLHDWGFVLIDCQMPTQHLQSFGARPISREKFARYLQLYLDQPTVADWIA; from the coding sequence ATGCTCAGCTGGCTGCAACGCGACTCCCTGGATTTTCCGCCTCTCGGGCGCGCCCTTCGCGAGCCCAACGGATTGCTAGCCGCTGGAGGCGACCTTTCCCCTGAGCGGCTTATCCGGGCCTATCGTCACGGCTGCTTTCCCTGGTACCAGGATGGCCAGCCGATCCTGTGGTGGTCACCTGACCCCCGCACCGTACTCCCGCCCCAGGAAATCCACATTTCCCGCAGCCTCGCCAAACTCCTGCGTCAGGCACGCTTCCGCGTGACCTTCGACCAAGCGTTCGCGGACGTGATTCAAGGCTGCGCCGGCCCGCGCAACTACACCGATGGCACTTGGATCACCTCACCGATGCAGGCCGCGTACATCGAGTTGCACGAGCGCGGCGTCGCTCACTCCGTGGAAGTCTGGAAAGATGACGAACTGGTCGGCGGCCTCTATGGCCTGGCCATCGGCCGGATATTCTTCGGCGAGTCCATGTTCAGTCGTGCAGACAATGCGTCCAAGGTAGGCTTCGCCACGCTGGTCAGGCACCTGCATGACTGGGGCTTCGTCCTGATCGACTGCCAGATGCCCACCCAGCACCTGCAGAGTTTTGGGGCCCGCCCCATCAGCCGGGAAAAATTCGCCCGCTACCTGCAGCTTTATCTCGACCAGCCGACTGTCGCTGACTGGATCGCCTAG
- the trxB gene encoding thioredoxin-disulfide reductase — MNEVKHSQLIVLGSGPAGYTAAVYAARANLKPVVITGIQPGGQLTTTTEVDNWPGDVEGLTGPALMERMQKHAERFDTEIVYDHIHTAELNQRPFILKGDSGTYSCDALIIATGASAQYLGLPSEEAFAGKGVSACATCDGFFYRNQVVCVVGGGNTAVEEALYLANIAKEVHLIHRRDKLRSEKILQDKLFDKAENGNIRLHWNHTLDEVLGDNTGVTGVRLKNTQDGSTRELPLAGVFIAIGHKPNTDLFQGQLEMRDGYLIVKGGLDGNATATSIPGVFAAGDVADHVYRQAITSAGSGCMAALDAEKFLDDN; from the coding sequence ATGAACGAAGTCAAGCATTCCCAATTGATCGTCCTGGGCTCCGGCCCAGCGGGTTACACCGCCGCCGTCTATGCCGCACGCGCCAACCTCAAACCTGTGGTCATCACTGGTATCCAGCCCGGCGGCCAGCTCACGACCACCACCGAAGTCGACAACTGGCCTGGCGACGTCGAGGGCCTCACCGGCCCCGCCTTGATGGAGCGCATGCAGAAACACGCCGAGCGTTTCGACACCGAGATCGTCTACGACCACATCCACACTGCGGAACTGAACCAGCGCCCCTTCATCCTGAAGGGTGACAGCGGCACCTACAGCTGCGACGCCCTGATCATCGCCACCGGCGCATCGGCCCAATACCTGGGCCTGCCCTCCGAGGAAGCCTTCGCCGGCAAGGGCGTCTCAGCCTGCGCCACCTGCGATGGCTTCTTCTATCGCAACCAGGTGGTTTGCGTGGTGGGCGGCGGCAACACTGCCGTGGAAGAGGCGCTCTACCTGGCCAACATCGCCAAGGAAGTGCACCTGATCCACCGCCGCGACAAGCTGCGCTCCGAGAAGATCCTGCAGGACAAGCTGTTCGACAAGGCCGAGAACGGCAATATTCGCCTGCACTGGAATCACACCCTGGACGAGGTCCTGGGCGACAATACCGGCGTGACAGGCGTACGCCTGAAGAACACCCAGGACGGCAGTACCCGTGAACTGCCACTGGCGGGCGTCTTCATCGCCATCGGCCACAAGCCCAACACCGACCTGTTCCAGGGGCAACTGGAAATGCGCGACGGTTACCTGATCGTGAAAGGCGGCCTCGACGGCAACGCCACCGCCACCAGCATTCCGGGGGTATTTGCCGCCGGCGACGTGGCCGACCACGTCTATCGGCAGGCCATCACGTCGGCCGGCTCCGGCTGCATGGCCGCGCTGGACGCCGAAAAATTCCTCGACGACAACTGA
- the ftsK gene encoding DNA translocase FtsK yields the protein MKNSTTRAQTPVWRQQLHYRLKEGALIALGAVCLYLWMALLTYDSSDPGWTHNSDVEQVQNAAGRLGAWFADILFMALGYFAYVFPLLLAIKTLQVFRHRHEPIDWSGWLFSWRLIGLVFLVLSGAALADIHFQDHSGLPASAGGALGESLSHLAVNALNVQGSTLLFFALFLFGLTVFTDLSWFKVMDLTGKITLDLFELIQSLVNRWWSARVERKQLVAKLREVDDRVSEVVAPAVADRREQAKAKERLIEREESLARHMTEREKRQAPTIAPPPPPKPAEPSKRVQKEKQAPLFIDTAVEGTLPPISLLDAAEKKQKSFSPESLEAMSRLLEIKLKEFGVEVLVESVHPGPVITRFEIQPAAGVKVSRISNLAKDLARSLAVISVRVVEVIPGKTTVGIEIPNEDRQIVRFSEVLSSSEYDDAKSPVTLALGHDIGGRPVIADLAKMPHLLVAGTTGSGKSVGVNAMILSILFKSTPEQARMIMIDPKMLELSIYEGIPHLLCPVVTDMKEAANALRWSVAEMERRYKLMAAMGVRNLAGFNRKVKDAEEAGTPLTDPLYRRESMEDEAPLLKSLPTIVVVVDEFADMMMIVGKKVEELIARIAQKARAAGIHLILATQRPSVDVITGLIKANIPTRMAFQVSSKIDSRTILDQGGAEQLLGHGDMLYLPPGTGLPIRVHGAFVSDDEVHRVVEAWKLRGAPDYIEDILAGVEEGGGGAGSFDGGEGGSEGSEDDPLYDEAVRFVTESRRASISAVQRKLKIGYNRAARMIEAMEIAGVVSPMNGNGSREVIAPAPIRD from the coding sequence TTGAAGAATTCCACGACCAGAGCCCAGACACCTGTCTGGCGCCAGCAATTGCATTATCGCCTCAAGGAAGGTGCGTTGATCGCGCTGGGCGCCGTCTGTCTCTATCTGTGGATGGCGCTGCTCACCTATGACTCCTCGGACCCCGGCTGGACCCACAATAGCGACGTCGAGCAGGTGCAGAACGCGGCGGGTCGGCTGGGCGCCTGGTTCGCCGACATACTGTTCATGGCGCTGGGTTACTTCGCCTATGTCTTCCCCTTGCTGCTGGCGATCAAGACCTTGCAGGTCTTTCGTCATCGCCATGAGCCTATCGACTGGAGCGGCTGGCTGTTTTCCTGGCGCCTGATCGGCCTGGTCTTCCTGGTGCTCTCCGGTGCCGCGCTCGCGGATATCCATTTTCAGGATCACTCCGGATTGCCTGCCTCCGCCGGTGGCGCCCTGGGGGAAAGCCTCAGCCACCTGGCGGTCAACGCTCTGAACGTACAAGGCAGCACACTGCTGTTTTTCGCGCTGTTCCTGTTCGGTCTCACCGTGTTCACCGACCTGTCCTGGTTCAAGGTCATGGACCTGACCGGCAAGATCACGCTGGACCTGTTCGAGCTGATCCAAAGCCTCGTCAATCGTTGGTGGTCCGCCCGCGTCGAACGCAAGCAACTGGTCGCCAAGCTTCGCGAGGTTGATGACCGGGTCAGCGAGGTGGTGGCGCCTGCCGTGGCCGATCGTCGCGAGCAGGCCAAGGCCAAGGAGCGCCTGATCGAACGCGAAGAGTCCCTGGCTCGGCACATGACCGAGCGCGAGAAGCGCCAGGCCCCCACCATCGCGCCGCCGCCTCCGCCCAAGCCCGCCGAACCGAGCAAACGGGTTCAGAAGGAGAAGCAGGCCCCTCTGTTTATCGATACCGCGGTGGAAGGCACGCTGCCGCCGATCTCCCTGCTGGATGCCGCCGAAAAGAAGCAGAAGAGCTTCTCTCCCGAGTCGCTTGAGGCGATGTCCCGCCTCCTTGAGATCAAACTGAAAGAGTTTGGCGTCGAAGTCCTGGTGGAGTCCGTGCACCCGGGTCCCGTCATCACGCGCTTCGAGATTCAGCCTGCGGCAGGCGTGAAGGTTAGTCGCATTTCCAACCTGGCGAAGGACTTGGCGCGTTCCCTGGCGGTAATCAGTGTGCGTGTGGTCGAGGTGATTCCCGGCAAGACTACCGTGGGCATCGAGATTCCCAACGAAGACCGGCAGATCGTGCGCTTCTCCGAGGTGCTGTCGTCCTCCGAGTACGACGATGCGAAGTCTCCGGTGACTCTGGCGCTCGGCCACGACATCGGCGGACGGCCCGTCATCGCCGACCTGGCGAAGATGCCCCACCTGCTGGTGGCGGGTACCACGGGCTCTGGTAAGTCGGTGGGCGTGAACGCGATGATCCTGTCGATTCTCTTCAAGTCCACGCCGGAACAGGCGCGGATGATCATGATCGACCCGAAGATGCTGGAACTTTCGATCTACGAGGGTATTCCGCACCTACTTTGCCCTGTGGTCACCGATATGAAGGAGGCGGCCAACGCCCTCCGCTGGAGCGTTGCCGAGATGGAGCGACGCTACAAGCTGATGGCGGCCATGGGTGTGCGCAACCTGGCGGGATTCAATCGCAAGGTGAAGGATGCCGAGGAGGCTGGTACGCCGCTGACCGACCCGCTCTACCGGCGCGAAAGCATGGAGGACGAGGCACCCTTGCTGAAGAGCCTGCCAACGATCGTGGTGGTGGTGGACGAGTTCGCCGACATGATGATGATCGTCGGCAAGAAGGTGGAAGAACTGATCGCCCGTATCGCCCAGAAGGCCCGGGCCGCCGGCATCCACCTGATCCTGGCCACCCAGCGGCCCTCGGTGGACGTCATCACCGGCCTGATCAAGGCCAACATCCCGACGCGAATGGCCTTCCAGGTCTCCAGCAAGATCGACTCGCGTACCATTCTCGATCAAGGTGGCGCCGAGCAGCTGTTGGGCCACGGCGACATGCTTTACCTGCCTCCGGGCACCGGTCTGCCGATTCGTGTGCATGGCGCCTTCGTCTCCGACGACGAGGTGCATCGCGTGGTGGAAGCCTGGAAGCTGCGGGGCGCTCCGGATTACATCGAAGACATCCTCGCGGGTGTCGAAGAAGGTGGAGGCGGGGCTGGCAGTTTCGACGGTGGCGAGGGTGGCAGTGAAGGCAGCGAGGACGATCCGCTTTACGACGAGGCTGTCCGCTTTGTCACCGAGAGTCGTCGTGCTTCTATCTCCGCGGTGCAGCGCAAGCTGAAGATCGGTTATAACCGCGCCGCGCGCATGATCGAGGCGATGGAGATAGCCGGCGTGGTAAGCCCTATGAACGGTAACGGTTCGCGCGAGGTGATCGCGCCCGCGCCGATACGCGATTGA
- the lolA gene encoding outer membrane lipoprotein chaperone LolA: protein MRLIRMLLVAVLGISALQAQADDKAAVGRLTEMLNKAQTITGRFSQLTLDGSGTQLQETSGELSLKRPGLFRWHTDAPMEQLLVSDGQKVWLYDPDLEQVTIQTLDQRLTHTPALLLSGDVSKIAENFEITHKEGGDVVDFILKPKAKDTLFDTLRLSFRNGVINDMQLIDSVGQRTNILFLGVKMNQAIDAAQFSFKIPEGADVIQE, encoded by the coding sequence ATGCGACTGATCCGCATGCTTCTGGTGGCGGTGCTCGGCATCTCCGCCCTGCAGGCCCAGGCTGATGACAAGGCGGCAGTCGGCCGCCTGACTGAAATGCTGAACAAGGCCCAAACCATCACGGGACGCTTCTCCCAGCTGACCCTGGATGGATCCGGCACTCAATTGCAGGAGACTTCAGGTGAGCTTTCCCTGAAGCGTCCCGGACTTTTCCGCTGGCACACTGACGCCCCCATGGAGCAGTTGCTGGTGTCCGATGGCCAGAAAGTCTGGCTGTATGACCCGGACCTGGAGCAGGTCACTATCCAAACCTTGGATCAGCGCCTCACCCATACCCCTGCGCTCCTGTTGTCGGGTGATGTGTCGAAGATCGCCGAGAACTTCGAGATCACTCACAAGGAGGGTGGGGACGTCGTGGACTTCATCCTCAAGCCGAAGGCCAAGGACACGCTGTTCGACACGCTGCGCCTGTCCTTCCGCAATGGCGTGATCAATGACATGCAGCTGATCGACAGTGTTGGCCAGCGCACTAATATCCTGTTCCTCGGGGTGAAGATGAACCAGGCCATCGATGCCGCCCAGTTCAGCTTCAAGATCCCTGAAGGCGCCGACGTCATCCAGGAATAA